Below is a genomic region from Euryarchaeota archaeon.
CGTGGCCAAGATGCTCAAAGAGCGGGGCCACGAACTCCTCATCATCGACAACAACAAGAAACGCGTCGAGAACCTCCGGGATTTCGAGCTCGAATCGGTCGTCGGGGACCTCCATAACCTCGCTGCGCACCTTGCGGCGCTACGCCGGGCCGATGCCATCCTTCTTCTTGGAAGCAACATGGAAGCGAACCTCAGCGCCCTGAAATTCATTAACCGCGAGCTTCCGCAGAAGTTCTCAATCGCCCGTGCTTTGGACCCGGTCTCGGCGGAGGCGTTCGAGAAGGTCGGCGGCAATTCCGTCCTACAGCCGAGCGAGGTCATCGCCCGATCGGTCGTTCGTGAGGTGGAGGCCTTCGAAGTGCAACGCACCGGCTCCGCCCTCACGGAGATAATCAAGGGGGCGAGGTCCGTTGCGATCGTGCTCCACAGCAACCCCGACCCGGATGCCTTGGCCTCGGGCCTAGCCCTCAAGGCGATCTGCACCCTTTTCAACGCGGACGCGACGATCTACTACGGCGGCAACATCGGACACCAGGAGAACCGGGCGTTCGTGAACCTACTCGAACTGGACCTCGTGCGAGTGGCGCCCAAGGACGACGTCGCGGAGGCGCTTGCAAAGCACGACCGCGTGGCGCTCGTCGAGGCGAACGAACCGGGCCGCTACAACGTCCTCCCGAAGGGCACCAAGCCTCACATGGTGTTCGACCACCACCCGCCACTCGATGGCGGCGTCCACGCTGATTTCGCGGACGTCCGCCCCGC
It encodes:
- a CDS encoding NAD-binding protein, with product MTGTVYVILGCGSVGFNVAKMLKERGHELLIIDNNKKRVENLRDFELESVVGDLHNLAAHLAALRRADAILLLGSNMEANLSALKFINRELPQKFSIARALDPVSAEAFEKVGGNSVLQPSEVIARSVVREVEAFEVQRTGSALTEIIKGARSVAIVLHSNPDPDALASGLALKAICTLFNADATIYYGGNIGHQENRAFVNLLELDLVRVAPKDDVAEALAKHDRVALVEANEPGRYNVLPKGTKPHMVFDHHPPLDGGVHADFADVRPAVGATSTIMTRYLQQLNVPVDARLATALLHGIRTDTAVFTRGATSEDMTAATFLSAFADMDLLARIEEPPLASETVDVLGKAIRNREVHGSHLLTCVEFIRDRDTLPQAADFLLKLEGITTVIVFGIQDDTLHISGRSQDVRVNLGDALAKAFGKQNAGGHAQSAGASIKLGIFGDVEDQEALVRLAKDAVRKQYLAVLGVEEQ